In Marinobacter sp. JH2, one genomic interval encodes:
- a CDS encoding Tn3 family transposase, with amino-acid sequence MATEKRIKILTEAEIAELFGPPILSSNDQRFFFTLNDAELAECNRIRERDHRCMFVVLLGYFKVKPIMLSPGYHQIKQDLKYVCSEVFPGPGLRPFNLTQKARVRIYQRIFKLTGHQRWLNKSHSSALIKDLNEHARAWGQPRSLFDRAIECLSAQKVAIPGYTVLQDLISEVVGVTNDQFVRKLEELISADLAVMLSELVIGNNSLTLRQLRQSARNFTGTELEKELTVLSYIQSWMPEVNEVLSVLSLSSKNQQHFAERVDYYGAKLKHQSIGNQRLYLLCYLQTRRVQALERIADGFVHHVRQIKQKAKAYAQDAVYQDWQKAAKNVSKAAEVLHLFIDESIDQQQPFGAVKQQALKLLAAKELESVCLFLNEQKRSVEEAMWQYYDQRDSLREGLLRQLFLCLRFEGSEGTLRLAAVLDHARLDLSDQGVISKANIDRRLPPKKQLPLLQDQDGNFKPGRYEWYLYLQIPDRLNGQLTLPNVIKYRALEADLVSRERWRRDKAKLLEQTQLPKLAAEPNKLIEPMTRDLEIRLHEVSEYLERGDNRNIILRNPKGKRLWRLPTASKKYLVNNPFFQQIPTTGVADVLRMVDRDTGFIDCFEHVLGSQPKSRVHEYDLLAILVGNATNQGIYGMAQISDRTYDQLSTIQANYLRLETLNTANDNISNATAKLPIFKHYNIQEDVIHASADGQKFEARRETFKTRYSSKYFGTQKGVSAMSLIANHAAINARVIGANEHESHYIFDLLMNNSSEIIPDVLSTDTHGVNHVNFALLDLFGYSFAPRYAQVGRVINEMFDVKEDEDQRIQLQLKKAINTKRIMLHWDTIQRIAVSLKERKTTQATLVRKLSGYKSNHPLLEALTEYNRLVKATYLLNYIDDASLRNYVQRALNRGEAYHQLRRAISNVNGDQFRGSSDEEIQLWNECARLVTNAIIYFNSSILSQLLTSFEYHGDNKRAQIVKQASPVAWYNINLKGIYTFELSKKLPDLEELMRSIEGYLPVR; translated from the coding sequence ATGGCCACCGAAAAACGTATCAAAATCCTGACCGAGGCGGAGATTGCTGAGCTGTTCGGCCCCCCCATTCTAAGTTCGAATGATCAACGTTTCTTCTTCACTCTCAATGACGCTGAATTAGCAGAGTGCAACAGAATCCGTGAGCGCGATCACAGGTGCATGTTTGTTGTACTGTTGGGGTACTTCAAAGTGAAGCCCATCATGTTGAGTCCCGGCTACCATCAAATTAAGCAGGACCTCAAGTATGTGTGTTCCGAGGTCTTTCCCGGCCCTGGTCTCCGACCCTTCAATCTTACTCAGAAGGCCCGTGTTCGGATTTATCAACGCATCTTCAAATTGACGGGCCATCAGCGTTGGCTCAACAAAAGTCATAGTTCGGCGTTGATAAAGGATCTAAATGAGCATGCACGGGCATGGGGTCAACCGAGATCCCTATTCGACAGGGCTATAGAATGCTTATCAGCACAAAAAGTCGCCATCCCAGGGTACACTGTTCTGCAGGACTTGATCAGTGAAGTTGTGGGCGTCACAAACGATCAGTTTGTCCGTAAGCTTGAGGAACTCATATCTGCGGACTTGGCAGTGATGCTATCTGAACTTGTCATTGGAAATAACTCCTTAACCTTGCGACAGTTGCGTCAATCGGCCAGAAACTTCACAGGGACTGAGCTGGAGAAAGAGCTTACCGTGCTTTCCTATATCCAGTCATGGATGCCGGAAGTTAATGAGGTGTTGAGCGTGTTATCTCTGTCCTCGAAGAATCAGCAGCACTTTGCTGAGCGGGTGGATTACTACGGTGCCAAGCTGAAGCACCAGTCTATTGGCAATCAACGCCTTTATCTGTTGTGTTATTTGCAAACCCGCCGGGTGCAGGCACTGGAACGCATTGCCGATGGTTTTGTTCATCATGTTCGACAGATAAAACAAAAAGCCAAGGCATATGCGCAGGACGCGGTTTATCAAGACTGGCAAAAAGCCGCTAAAAATGTCAGCAAGGCGGCGGAAGTTCTGCACCTGTTCATTGATGAGAGCATCGATCAACAGCAACCCTTTGGAGCGGTAAAGCAGCAGGCGTTGAAGCTGCTTGCGGCTAAAGAGCTGGAATCCGTCTGCCTGTTCCTGAATGAGCAAAAGCGTTCCGTTGAGGAAGCTATGTGGCAGTATTATGATCAGAGAGATAGCTTGAGGGAAGGGTTGCTTCGGCAGCTGTTTCTTTGCCTGCGCTTTGAAGGCAGTGAAGGCACTCTACGTCTAGCAGCAGTACTGGATCACGCTCGACTCGACTTATCAGATCAAGGAGTCATCTCAAAGGCAAATATAGACCGCCGTCTACCTCCCAAAAAACAGTTGCCGCTCTTGCAGGACCAAGATGGAAATTTCAAGCCAGGTCGCTACGAATGGTACCTGTATCTACAGATTCCCGATCGGCTAAATGGGCAACTGACCTTGCCGAATGTCATTAAATACAGGGCCTTGGAAGCAGATCTGGTGAGTCGAGAACGTTGGCGAAGGGATAAGGCAAAGTTGCTGGAGCAAACCCAGCTACCAAAGTTGGCCGCCGAACCGAACAAACTGATTGAGCCAATGACTAGGGATCTGGAGATCCGTTTGCATGAAGTCAGTGAATATCTGGAACGAGGCGATAACCGAAATATTATTCTACGTAATCCCAAGGGTAAGCGCCTGTGGCGGTTACCGACGGCAAGTAAAAAGTACTTGGTCAACAACCCATTCTTCCAGCAAATACCGACGACGGGCGTTGCCGATGTGCTTCGCATGGTGGATCGCGACACTGGATTCATTGACTGCTTTGAACATGTGCTGGGCTCGCAGCCCAAGAGCAGAGTCCACGAATATGACCTGTTGGCGATTCTAGTGGGAAATGCGACTAACCAAGGAATCTACGGTATGGCACAAATCTCCGATCGCACCTATGACCAGCTCAGCACCATCCAGGCAAACTATCTACGACTGGAAACCCTGAATACGGCTAACGACAACATCAGCAACGCGACAGCCAAGCTTCCCATCTTTAAGCATTACAACATCCAAGAGGATGTTATCCACGCCAGTGCCGATGGCCAAAAGTTCGAGGCTCGGCGAGAGACCTTCAAAACACGCTACTCTTCGAAGTACTTCGGTACTCAGAAAGGCGTCTCGGCCATGAGCTTAATTGCCAACCATGCCGCCATCAATGCCCGGGTGATCGGCGCGAATGAACACGAATCCCACTACATCTTTGACTTGTTAATGAATAACAGCTCGGAGATCATCCCGGACGTACTCTCAACAGATACCCACGGGGTCAATCACGTCAATTTCGCTCTGCTGGACCTGTTCGGTTACAGCTTTGCCCCGCGTTACGCGCAGGTTGGTCGTGTGATCAATGAGATGTTCGATGTAAAGGAAGACGAGGATCAGAGAATCCAGCTACAGCTTAAAAAAGCCATCAACACTAAACGTATCATGCTGCACTGGGATACTATCCAGCGGATCGCAGTGTCACTCAAAGAGCGAAAAACGACACAGGCCACGCTGGTTCGGAAACTCTCAGGCTATAAGAGCAATCACCCTCTGTTGGAGGCACTGACCGAGTACAACCGTCTGGTGAAAGCGACCTACCTGCTGAATTACATCGATGATGCCAGTCTGCGCAACTACGTTCAGCGAGCCTTGAACCGGGGGGAGGCCTATCACCAGCTGCGTCGAGCGATCAGCAACGTCAATGGGGATCAGTTCCGTGGGAGTTCTGATGAAGAGATCCAGCTATGGAACGAGTGCGCCCGCTTGGTCACCAACGCCATCATCTACTTTAACTCCAGCATACTCAGCCAGCTGCTCACGAGCTTCGAATATCACGGCGACAACAAACGGGCACAGATCGTCAAACAGGCCTCCCCAGTGGCTTGGTATAACATCAACTTAAAGGGTATCTATACCTTCGAATTAAGTAAAAAACTACCGGATCTGGAGGAACTGATGCGCTCAATTGAGGGATATTTACCGGTTCGGTAA
- a CDS encoding DUF4345 domain-containing protein: protein MIFLSRLFLSMSAIAFLLIGLNTLYDPVAAMTAIELQPTSISATNEIRANYGGMHLAFALIMLTGAIAASARRPALWMIFSITFGLVVGRLISLLLDGMPNATADFLLALEIVSTAGAAGLLWFSRNISHEPLSD, encoded by the coding sequence ATGATCTTTTTAAGTCGACTTTTTTTGAGTATGTCAGCCATTGCGTTTCTACTGATCGGTTTAAATACCTTGTACGACCCAGTCGCAGCCATGACTGCCATCGAACTGCAGCCGACTTCGATCAGCGCAACGAATGAAATTCGAGCCAACTATGGGGGAATGCACCTAGCTTTTGCCTTAATCATGCTGACGGGTGCTATTGCCGCGTCAGCGCGCCGACCCGCACTTTGGATGATTTTCTCAATCACTTTCGGCCTGGTTGTTGGCCGATTAATAAGTTTGTTGCTTGATGGTATGCCTAATGCCACTGCAGATTTTTTACTGGCTCTGGAGATTGTCTCCACAGCGGGGGCCGCAGGGTTACTTTGGTTCAGCCGAAATATAAGTCATGAGCCACTCAGCGATTAA
- a CDS encoding sterol desaturase family protein, with translation MQLFSFITETLTDLFGREPTLNEMILIPMVPIFVLGFLVEWLYRRIKSGNWAATKGQAFYIPEVFANFSLGGGYYVFGAVMNIVYVAAVYIFVWDHRLYTIPVNALTIILAFFVQEFCYYWYHRTAHRVRWFWSQHVSHHSGEIMNMSTAARQSILNGIVGTWIFFAPAVFIGFSPDLILGLLGLNLAFQWFVHTESITKLHPWLEWSLNTPSNHRVHHGRNPQYIDKNFGGVIMIYDHIFSTYEAEKEKAEYGIVKQIKSYNWFVMNLHELVDMIRDVMAPGKLSERLKHLWKPPEWERSGHTPIHTWTTVQMDGKQTGNTAAEEVETAKTDSKMVEVK, from the coding sequence ATGCAGTTGTTTAGTTTTATCACCGAAACCCTGACCGATCTGTTCGGGCGTGAACCTACGCTCAATGAGATGATCCTGATTCCAATGGTCCCTATTTTTGTTTTGGGCTTTCTTGTTGAGTGGCTCTATCGAAGAATTAAAAGCGGAAACTGGGCAGCCACAAAAGGGCAGGCATTTTATATTCCCGAGGTTTTTGCCAACTTTTCGTTAGGCGGTGGTTACTACGTCTTCGGTGCGGTTATGAACATAGTTTATGTCGCAGCTGTTTATATTTTCGTCTGGGATCATCGTCTCTATACCATCCCTGTGAATGCCCTCACAATAATTCTGGCATTTTTTGTTCAAGAATTTTGTTACTACTGGTATCACCGTACAGCACATAGAGTGCGCTGGTTTTGGTCGCAACACGTATCCCATCACAGCGGCGAAATCATGAATATGTCTACGGCGGCGCGACAAAGCATTCTTAATGGCATTGTGGGCACTTGGATATTCTTCGCACCGGCTGTTTTCATCGGTTTTAGCCCCGACCTAATTCTTGGTTTATTAGGATTGAACCTCGCATTCCAGTGGTTTGTGCATACCGAAAGCATTACAAAGTTGCACCCGTGGTTGGAATGGTCACTAAATACGCCGTCTAACCACCGCGTGCACCACGGACGTAACCCACAATATATTGATAAAAACTTCGGCGGAGTCATCATGATCTACGACCATATTTTTTCAACCTATGAGGCAGAAAAAGAAAAGGCCGAATACGGCATCGTAAAACAGATCAAAAGCTATAACTGGTTTGTAATGAACCTGCATGAACTTGTCGATATGATTCGAGACGTGATGGCACCCGGCAAGCTTTCCGAGCGGCTAAAGCATCTTTGGAAGCCACCGGAGTGGGAGCGTTCAGGTCATACACCTATTCATACCTGGACAACCG
- a CDS encoding sterol desaturase family protein, with translation MQLFSFITETLTDLFGREPTLNEMILIPMVPIFVLGFLVEWLYRRIKSGNWAATKGQAFYIPEVFANFSLGGGYYVFGAVMNIVYVAAVYIFVWDHRLYTIPVNALTIILAFFVQEFCYYWYHRTAHRVRWFWSQHVSHHSGEIMNMSTAARQSILNGIVGTWIFFAPAVFIGFSPDLILGLLGLNLAFQWFVHTESITKLHPWLEWSLNTPSNHRVHHGRNPQYIDKNFGGVIMIYDHIFSTYEAEKEKAEYGIVKQIKSYNWFVMNLHELVDMIRDVMAPGKLSERLKHLWKPPEWERSGHTPIHTWTTVQMDGKQTGNTAAEEVETAKTDSKMVEVK, from the coding sequence ATGCAGTTGTTTAGTTTTATCACCGAAACCCTGACCGATCTGTTCGGGCGTGAACCTACGCTCAATGAGATGATCCTGATTCCAATGGTCCCTATTTTTGTTTTGGGCTTTCTTGTTGAGTGGCTCTATCGAAGAATTAAAAGCGGAAACTGGGCAGCCACAAAAGGGCAGGCATTTTATATTCCCGAGGTTTTTGCCAACTTTTCGTTAGGCGGTGGTTACTACGTCTTCGGTGCGGTTATGAACATAGTTTATGTCGCAGCTGTTTATATTTTCGTCTGGGATCATCGTCTCTATACCATCCCTGTGAATGCCCTCACAATAATTCTGGCATTTTTTGTTCAAGAATTTTGTTACTACTGGTATCACCGTACAGCACATAGAGTGCGCTGGTTTTGGTCGCAACACGTATCCCATCACAGCGGCGAAATCATGAATATGTCTACGGCGGCGCGACAAAGCATTCTTAATGGCATTGTGGGCACTTGGATATTCTTCGCACCGGCTGTTTTCATCGGTTTTAGCCCCGACCTAATTCTTGGTTTATTAGGATTGAACCTCGCATTCCAGTGGTTTGTGCATACCGAAAGCATTACAAAGTTGCACCCGTGGTTGGAATGGTCACTAAATACGCCGTCTAACCACCGCGTGCACCACGGACGTAACCCACAATATATTGATAAAAACTTCGGCGGAGTCATCATGATCTACGACCATATTTTTTCAACCTATGAGGCAGAAAAAGAAAAGGCCGAATACGGCATCGTAAAACAGATCAAAAGCTATAACTGGTTTGTAATGAACCTGCATGAACTTGTCGATATGATTCGAGACGTGATGGCACCCGGCAAGCTTTCCGAGCGGCTAAAGCATCTTTGGAAGCCACCGGAGTGGGAGCGTTCAGGTCATACACCTATTCATACCTGGACAACCGTACAGATGGACGGAAAACAGACAGGAAATACGGCCGCTGAAGAAGTCGAGACGGCCAAAACAGACTCTAAGATGGTGGAAGTAAAATGA
- a CDS encoding AraC family transcriptional regulator, translating to MTAAIQVSSQILNILLRYIDEEGIANADFRSRIEAAKSVDRISIEHWWGLLEELATLHPIPALGIQIGMRGEIQDAGILGYLAASCDSLVEAVARLQRFEPLLQNLSHSWVKIKQDHIYIGWEGSGNESTVLSNDVVVSGTLAFIRKLIGTQTFTPLEVELAGIPVDEQKEYERLLGCPVVITDDVLAMKLPLSMLQLSIDNSNPQLRLILEQQAESILATLPKPDEFLKDIQQHILNGLEVGQLSMKWLAGKLGISESSLYRKLSERGRSYQNLLDELRYQLAIRYIKNPDLSLTEISLMLGFSEHSAFTRAFKKWVGQTPLKYRNSFLKVDRNSIS from the coding sequence ATGACCGCTGCGATTCAAGTTTCTTCCCAGATATTAAATATTCTGCTGCGTTATATTGACGAAGAAGGCATTGCTAACGCTGATTTTCGCTCTCGCATCGAAGCAGCAAAGTCTGTTGATCGCATCAGTATCGAGCATTGGTGGGGCTTACTGGAAGAGCTCGCGACACTTCACCCGATACCTGCGCTGGGTATCCAGATTGGTATGCGAGGCGAAATCCAAGATGCCGGTATTTTGGGATATCTGGCGGCTTCTTGTGATTCCCTAGTTGAAGCCGTTGCACGGTTGCAGCGCTTTGAACCACTGCTACAAAATTTGTCCCATTCTTGGGTGAAAATAAAACAAGACCATATCTATATCGGCTGGGAAGGCAGTGGTAATGAGTCAACTGTATTATCCAATGATGTGGTGGTATCAGGAACCCTGGCTTTTATCCGCAAGCTTATTGGTACTCAAACATTTACGCCGTTAGAAGTGGAGCTAGCGGGGATTCCTGTTGACGAGCAGAAAGAATATGAGAGATTATTAGGCTGCCCTGTGGTCATTACCGACGACGTATTGGCGATGAAGTTGCCATTAAGTATGCTGCAGCTATCGATTGATAACAGTAATCCTCAACTTAGATTGATTCTGGAGCAGCAAGCAGAATCGATACTGGCTACGTTGCCTAAACCGGATGAATTTCTTAAGGACATACAGCAGCACATACTGAATGGCTTAGAGGTTGGCCAACTCAGCATGAAGTGGCTGGCTGGGAAGTTAGGGATTTCTGAGAGCAGTCTTTATCGGAAGTTGAGTGAGCGTGGGCGCAGCTATCAAAACCTTTTGGATGAATTGAGATACCAGCTTGCAATTCGTTACATCAAAAACCCCGACTTGAGTTTGACTGAAATTAGTTTGATGCTGGGTTTTTCCGAGCACAGCGCGTTCACTCGAGCATTTAAAAAGTGGGTCGGGCAAACCCCACTTAAATATCGGAATAGTTTTTTGAAGGTAGATCGTAACAGCATTTCTTGA